Part of the Panicum virgatum strain AP13 chromosome 4N, P.virgatum_v5, whole genome shotgun sequence genome is shown below.
CAGCAGCCACCCCATGGCTAGATCCCACTCCGAGCCTTCCTCCCCCAAGAAGGAGGAGGAACGCAGGGCTGCCCGCGCCAAGGCTAGGGCTGATGCCCTAGCGCACGCCACCGAGGCCGAGAAGCTCGTCGACGCTGCAGCCAAGGAgcatgacgccgccgccgagcgccttCGCGAGGCGCTCCTCCTTGCTGCCAAGGAGCGCGCAGCGGCCGATGCCGCCGATCCACCCCCTGCCCCGCCGGCGCACGAGGACGACGACAAGTCTGTCCACGACGTCTACAGCGCCATGCTGCTTCACGAAGCGGCCACCGTTCTGAATCTGCACGCCTAGGCTGTTGCGGTTCAGAACATCCGGAGCCTCGTCCCCGTCGTCCTCGACGTCGCCGCCAGCAACTACACCAGGTGGCGTGAGCAGTTCCTGCTCATCCTCGTCAAGTTCTTGCAggaccacgtcctcctcgacgacCCCCCGGCCACCTATCCTGACTGGGCGCGCATGGATTGCGTCGTCCGGCCATGGATCTATGGGACGATCTCCAACGACCTCGTCGAGACCGTCATGACGCCCGACGCCTCTGCCCACATCGTCTGGGCTGCCGTCGAGTCTCAGTTCCTCGACAACCAGGAGAcgcgcgccctcctccttgaCGCCCAGTTCCGCGGCTTCAAGCAAGGTGATCTGTCTATTTCAGATTACTGCAGGCGCCTCAAGACCATGGCCGACCAGCTCGGCAACCTGGGCGAGCCCGTCTCCGACCGGACCCTCGTCTTCAACCTCGTACGTGGCCTCAACGCCAAGTACACCGCCATTGGCCGCCACATCCGTCGAGGGCGCCACTTCCCCACTTTCTTGGAGGCCAAGAACGACCTCCTACTCGAGAAGATCACCGTGGGCGCCTCCCTCCACCGCCTTcctcgccgcagccgccggccaGCCCTCTGGCCCGCCCCACAGTAGCGTTCTGGCAGTTCCAGGGGCGGCAGCGGCCCCGGGGGCGGGTCTGGTGGCGCCACCTCCAAGACCAGGCGCTCCGGCAAGCGCAGCAACCGCCAGCCGAAGTCTGACGGCTCCAGCAGCGGCACCGCCACGCAGGCCGCCCCCACCGTGCCCTGGCCCACCTTCCACAATCCGTGGATCGGGGCCATCCAGATGTGGCCCGGCCCACGTCCACAGCAGGCTGCGCCTCCCCCGCAGGCCCTGCTCGCTCAGCAGGCCCAGCTCCAGCAACTACAGGCCTGGCAGGCGGCCCAGGCGCAGGCTTTCCAGGCAGCCCAGGCAGCACAGGCGCAGGCCCTCCAGGCCTTCCAGCCCGCGCCTGCTCCCGCTTCTCAGCCCGCCAGCCAGTGGGCTGGCGCTCCGGGGTCCTACAACCCCATCACCGGGTTGCCGTCGTGGGATCAGCAGTCCCTCGCCTCcaccttcagcaccatgacATTGAATCAGCAGCCGCAGCAAAACAAGTGGTACTTCGACTCAGGTGCTACCTCTCACATGACCTCCGACTCTCGCACCCTTTCACATATTTTTCCCCAGCGGTACCCTTTTCCTTCAGCTATTGTTGTCGGTAATGGTTCTTTGCTCCCCGTCACCTCCACTGGCACAGCACATTTGTCAGGTCCTCTGCATCTTAATAATGTTCTCATTTCCACGAAACTTATTAAGAATCTTATATCTGTGCACCAATTTACTTCTGATAACAATTGCTCAGTGGAATTTGACCCCTCTGGTTGCTCTGTGAAGGATCTCAGGACTCGGAACGTGATCGTCAGGTGCAATAGCTCCGGGCCTCTGTACCCTCTGCACCTCCTTGCTGCTGCCACTGCCTTAGCTGCCGGCTCCACTTTCCACCTTATGGCACCGCCGCCTTGGTCATCCTGGTCATGAGGCTCTAACCAAATTAGCTTCCATGCTGCCGTCATGTAATAAAGATATTAGCTCATCTCTTTGTCATGCGTGTCAACTCGGCCGCCACACCCGTCTTCCCTTTCGGGTGTCGTCGTCCCGAGCGTCAAACAAGTTTGATCTTATTCATTGTGACCTATGGACATCTCCTATTGTTAGTATTTCTGGTTACAAATATTATTTGGTTATTCTTGATGACTGCTCTCACTACTTATGGACGTTTCCCCTACGTCTCAAGTCCGACACGTATGACACTCTCGCTAATTTCTTCTCCTATGTGACTACACAGTTCGGTGCCACTGTCAAAGCTGTGCAGTGCGACAACGGGCGCGAGTTTGATAACTCCAACGCCCGGACCTTCTTCCTCACCCGCGGCACACACCTGCGCATGTCATGCCCCTACACTTCGCCTCAGAACGATCGAGCTGAGCGGATCATTCGTTCCACCAACAACATCCTCCGCTCGCTCCTGTTCCAAGCAAGTCTGCCACCCTCTTACTGGGTCGAGGCCCTGCACACCGCCACCCATCTCCTAAACCTCCTACCAACCAAGACGCTGAGCATGGCCACGCCCCACATGGCCCTGTACGGCTCGCCACCGTCCTATGCTCATCTCCGCGTCTTTGGTTGCCAGTGCTACCCCAACATGACTGCCACTGCCAGTCATAAGCTAGCACCTCGTTCTCTCCGATGTGTCTTCCTTGGATATTCAGCTCATCATAAAAGGATACCGCTGTCTTGACACCTCGTCCAACCGTGTCATCATATCTAGGCACATTGTGTTCGACGAGTCCGTTTTCCCTTTCGCTGAGCtgtcgtcccccccccccccttggcaTATGATTTTTTGGAGGATTCTACTGACATTGTGCCGGCTCCAATAGGACCGTCACAAACCCTTTTCCCTACAGGACCTCCACCTCCGACGCCTACCCCCCTGGCGCCAGGATCCGTCGAGACGCCGTCCTCCGCACTGCCATGTGCGGCCCCGGGAGCACCCACCTCCACACTGCCACGTGCGGCCCCCGGAGCGCCCACCCCCGCATGGCCACGTGCGGCACCCGGAGCGCCCATCCCCGCATGGCCACGTGCGGCACCCGGAGCGCCCGCCCCCGCACAGCCACGTGCGGCCCCCGGAGTGCCCTCTCTCGCACTACCACATGCGGCCCCGACGGTCCCGCCAGGCTTTGCTCCGCTGAGCCCGGCCACCCCAGCTTGTGCTTCACCTGCACCGGGCTTGGACCCTGCCTCTCGCCAGGCAGCGTGTCCTCTCCCGACGGTGCAGCCCTACGACCGTGTCTACACGCGACGTAGCCAGGctgcgccgcctccccctccaaTCACCGGCACACCTCCTCTGCCGAAGGGAGCCGTGCCGGTGGTCCCCGTCGTCAACGAGCATCGCATGGTCACCCGTGCGAAGCTCGGCTTCAGGCAGCCTGCTCTCTTCACCGTGGCGCCACTGTCCCCGGTCCCGAAGACCTTCCGTAGCGCCCTCGCCGACCCCAATTGGCGGGCGGCTATTGAAGAAGAGCATGCTGCCCTCCTGAGGAATCACACCTGGGATCTGGTTCCTCGCCCGCCATGTGCCAATGTGGTCACCGGGAAGTGGATCTTCAAGCACAAGCTCAAGGCTGATGGTTCTCTGGAACggtacaaggctcgctgggtcctgcgcgggttcactcagcgaccAGGTGTGGACTTTGATGAGGCATTCAGCCCTGTGGTGAAGCCTGCGACCGTTTGCACCGTCCTCTCCCTGGTGCTCTCTCGACAGTGGCCCATCCACCAGCTcgatgtgaagaatgccttcCTCCATGGCACGCTCTCGGAGACGGTCTACTGTGCTCAGCTAGCTGGTTTCGAGGACCCCTCACCCTGATTTTGTCTGTCGGCTCAACAGATCTCTTTATgggttgaagcaggctcctcgtgcATGGTACAGTCGCTTCGCAGCATACCTGATCAATCTGGGTTTCGTCGAGGCCAAGTCAGACACCTCCCTGTTTGTCTACCGCGGCGGCACAGACACCATCTACTTGCTactgtatgttgatgacatcgtTCTCACAGCTTCCTCGTCAGCTATTCTTCAGCGCACCATTCAGGCTTTGCAGCAGGAGTTCAGCATGACCGATCTGGGTGAGCTTCACCACTTCTTGGGGATGCACGTCCAACGCTGTGGTCCGGGCCTTCTTCTTTCTCAGCGGCAGTATATGGTTGACATTCTGGATCGTGCTGGTATGGCTGAGTGCAAGCCGTGCTCTACTCCTGTGGACACCAACCCCAAGTTGGCGGCTGATGGTCCACCGGTTCAGGATGCCTCTGAGTTCCGGAGTCTTGCaggtgccttgcagtacctcaccttcaccaggccggatatCGCTTACGCTGTTCAACAGGTTTGCTTGCATATGCACGATCCGCGCGAGCCTCACCTTGCTACATTGAAGCGTATCCTGCGCTATATCAGAGGGACACTTCACCTGGGGCTTCTCCTTCGACCGCCTTTACAGAGCGAGCTGACTGTGTACTCCGATGCCGACTGGGCAGGCTGTCCGGATACTCGCAAATCCACATCGGGTTATGCAGTTTTTCTCGGGGACAACCTGGTTTCCTGGTCGTCGAAGCGGCAGAATACAGTCTCCAGGTCTAGTGCTGAAGCTGAGTATCGCGCAGTGGCTAATGGTGTTGCAGAAGCCACTTGGCTGCGTCAGCTTCTCATTGAGCTTCATGCACCTCCTCGGCGCGCTTCGTtggtctactgcgacaacatcaGCGCCGTCTACATGTCCTCCAACCCGATTCAGCATCAACGCACCAAGCACATTGAGATCGATCTTCACTTCGTGCGGGAGCGTGTTGCTGTTGGTGATGTTCGCGTCGTGCATGTTCCGACATCGTCTCAGTAcaccgacatcttcaccaagggacttcCGTCATCGGTGTTCTCGGAGTTCAGGTCCAGTCTGAACGTTCGTGCTACCGACGGTCAGACTGCGGGGGCATGTTGGAGAGTTGTATAGGCTGGCCCATGGGCCTTTGGTTGTGCCGGCCATATTGGCCTTTAGGGTTGGGGCGCCCGCACTGTCTAGGTGCGCCCCCCCTAGGATTAGATCCGGTGATTAGGATAGGCAAGGATACCCTGATAGGATATTTCCATATACCTAGGCATCCTTGCCTATATGTACTTGTACTCGTGCTTTGCACCCTAATCAATCCAATCCGATTCAGCCATACCTTCCTTCACATGTTAACTTCAACTAGTAGAAATATCACAAACAAAAGTTAACAGCAGTTTGGAACTAAAACACATATAAATTCAAGGAAGGTTTTACAGTTTATGGTTGACATATGAGTTGTATTATGTTTTGGATTCTGAACTAGGACCCTTATTGATAAACTTGAGAGCACCAAGACTGATCTCCAATCGAAAATTGCAAAGGAGGTACAACCTTTTCCCTTAGGATCACATGAATTGGGTTAAGTGGCATCCTACTCCTCCCTTTGACATGATATtgttccttttcttcttgtaggcCAAGGAAAATGCAATCCTTCAGGCAAGTCTAGAAAGGCGGAAAGAAGAACTACGTGAGCGCCGTTTAGCACTTGAAAAAGAAGTAAGAACTGAAGGCTGAACTTCTTTTTTCAATTCTGGATCAGGAAGACCCTCGTAGTAATAGCTTTTACAATTGGATCAATTTGTCTCGATAAGAGATCAGTTAACCATCACGAAGAAATAAAACATACAGTAACTATATGAAAACACTAGGTgataccccgcgcgttgctgcgggatttcttaaataaaattttaacatgaaatttgaaagtagaaaagttaagatgattgcatagcaacattcacaaaaaaatcgATGAAAAACAAAAACGGCCCTAGTGGATGTTGATGTGGCATTTGATATAATGGGTTCCTATATGATGCGGATAACTTGCATGCtaagagaaatagagttaatgacttTAGTGGGTGTCATCTATATAGGCTATATAGATTATATGAATTTTACTTGCTTTTTTTCCAGTATTGGGTAGGAATCGATAAACTAACAGAAGTAACATTAacagaatatttgatcacattataaaagaataggtgctcaaagaaatagagtatgtatatgggtctttacgttaatagattaaagattaaaagtatttgAGAGTCTGCTGTGCATTTTCTCTGTTTGACAATAAAATTTTGTTCATTCAATAGGTTGAAAATTTGAGAGACCAGCTACAGAAGGAGAGAAATTTGAGGACATCCTTGGAGTCTGGGGTAATGGATTTGCGAAGAGGGCAGGTGTCCTTGCCATCAACAGTAGATAGCAAGGTAGTTTTCTGTCACTGAGTTTAAGCATGGcttcttcttgtttttcttAATAATCTGAAAAGTTGTCCTGTTAATGAAAGACTAAGGCTGATCTTGAAGAAGTTGCGACTGCTGAATCTGATATTATGAACTTGAAGCAAAAGGTCTCTGATCTTCGTGGGCAAGCCGGCAGCCAGCAGCTGTGCTGTGAATCATGCAACAAACGGCTCCTAAGTACAGACAGGATTTGCGGGTTAGATCATGAAATGGCATTTTCTTACAGTTTGGCAACATTTCAGTTGTAATGTAGTACTAAATTGGGGTCCCTCTCTTCAGAACTGAAAGCTCCTCAGTGGAAGCATCATCAGCTGTCGGGAATGATTATGCATCTGACGTGGTAAGAGTGCCGAATGCCCTTCATTCTGCTTTCAGTATAAGCAGGAGGAAACTCTGTATTTTTTCAGAGTAAAGAAAGCGCAAAGCATTTCAGGGTGATATTGAGCAATCAAGGAAGCAGACTGCGCAGCATTCACCTTCTTCAACAGACAAGCAAGGTCAGGAGGTGGTCGGGAGCATCAGCCAGAGGGCTCCTCAAAGGATGCACTCGGTTGCCAGGGAGGGCCAAGACGGGTCGTCATCCGGGTCCAAGTGGAATTTTGCGCAGAAACAATATTCAAACAGTCCACTGATATGGGGACTTCACGGATCCAGTAGTGCTCATTCGAGTGGCAGGCTAGAGGTTCGTTCGAATGATGCTTTTTTTCCCTTCCTTTTTGCTGTCGACTGATGAACTAGTGCTGATGAACATGTTGTTGTTGATCAGGAATCTGGTGGAAGCGCACCCGCAACGTCGTTTGCGTTAGCCAAGCTGACAAACCGGCTCAACTTCCTCAAGGAACGGAGGGCGCTGCTGGCAAGCGAGATGCAGAACCTGGATTTGGGTCGGCCGCCAGCtgctgccaccgccaccgccggcgctccATCAGCCAAGTCCCCAAGCCCAAAAGAGCCTGAGAAGAGGAAAGCTTGAGgagagttgatgttgatctgtCCCTTTGTGGTGTGCTGAATATAGACCATGCCAAGCTAGTCTATATCTGAACTGGTAGTGTAATTTGCGTGCAGGTCTATCCGTCCATCCATAGTGTTGTCTGTACAATACATGTTTCAGCAGATTTTGTTGCTACAAACTTGCAGGTGCATGTAGATATGCATTGAACGCGTCTGCAGCTAGGCAGGCTGTTCTGTTGGATTCATGAGAATTGGAAACAATGCCAGACAGGATGGCACATATTCTGAAGCTCAAATTGATTGTCTAGCAGCATATTATAGGTTCACAGTAACACATAAATAACATTACAGGTACAAGAAAGTGCAGAGATAGATCCTCTAGGATAATGGAAAGTCTGGACAAAGCGCAGAGTTCCCTCAGGTCTCAAGTTCTCCTAGCTAGATGATGGTAGATGAATAGATGTATATATATGCTGCTTCTACAAGCTTTCACCAGGATTAAGGCATGATATCTAACCACTAACAAGGTGGTGGCTGCATCACTTGCCCTCCTGGATGATCCTGACGGCCTTGTTCACACCAGCCACCTTCTCATCGGAGACTGCTCCACCTTCCGGGAGATCAAACTTCCTGCGGCTCAGCGACCTCTGCTTTCCAGGTGGCTGAGGGTCCACAACCTCCAGCATTGCTTCAAGCTCCTCTAGCATAGATTTCTTGGCAACCCTGACCATGTAGTCAGGTCCCTGGATTGAGGCAAAGCAACCAATATGGTTAGAGCATGTGGTCAGGTCTCACTTGAGCTAGCTGGTTACATGGTACTAAGAAAGACGCAACAGAAGGAAGCTGGGGACGAAGCAGTTCATCTGATTGAAATGTATTCAAGGAAGGAAACAGAGACTAACGTGATTGTGTTTGCATAATTTCAACTCAACAATGCAACAGCTCAACTTGCAACCTAATACTGTAGCTAAGGAAACGGCAATATACAGCAGGCAGCTTATTACCTCAAGAGCATCCACAGTGATGAGCAGTACAATGATCTTCTCAGAGAACCTTTGGCGCTCTTTGTGGTCATTTGCCATGCGGCGCCTGTAAGAGATGTTGTAGAAGAGGGACCTCATCTCCTTGAGCTTGGCTTTGGCCACAGCCAGATCACGCAGGCAGCGAAGCACCTGGGAGCGGTGAGCAAGGTGAACCCGGTAGGTCATCTGGATAAGCAATGCAGCATCCTGCGGGGGCAGCTCCTTCCTCTTTCCCTTCCCATTGCCCTTAGCAAAAGCCTTCAGAGAGGAAAATGCAAAATGCAGAGGGGTAAGTCAGTAGAGCAACAGCAAGCCAGGAATGCAGATCTAGAACGTACAGCCAGCATCCCCAATCTCGCCTGGTTCGTCTAATATAAACCCACATCATTTGTCTAGCAGAATTTGTATACGGCGGTCCTGCTAAAAATCTAATCTTTTCTTCAGATCACAACAAACGCCAAGGCAAACGAAGCATTAGAAGCTGGCATCTAAAACCCCGATTAAACCATCCAACCCAGTGTGGGTGTGGGCGTGTGGCCATgtgcccatgtggaagaagagaATGTCAGTCATACCTTTCTGATCGCGACGCATCCGGCATCGTTGTCGTCGGAGATCTCCTCGATCTTGACGGTGGCGACGGGGCATTTCTTCTCCTTGCTGACGGCCTTGTCTTCATTATTCTTCttgtgcttcttcttcttgtcggcGACCTTGGTCTTGTTGTTGTCggccttcttctcctcctcctcgtcgtcgtcggtgtCGCTGGCGGTGAAATCCTCCTCCCGTGTGTAGACCTGCGACCAAGGCTCGAGGGAGCCCTTGCCCTTGACGGCGGCGCCCCACTTGAGCTtcctcggcgcggcggaggaggcgcccTTGGCCTCCCACTTCCACTTGCGGTCGAACCCGTCGTCGTCGGGGGACTTGACCTCGGCCTCCCACCTGAGCGTGCGGTCCCCCGCGCGCGGCCTCTCGATGGATGTCCACTTGACCTtgcggccgccggcctccgtgACGTAGGTGCACTTCCTGGTGGTGGgctcggggcggcgcgcggcgacggcgagctcgagggCGGCGACGCGGTCGGTGAGGtcgcggaggaggaaggggtaGGGGGAGGGGTCGCTGGGGGGCAGGAAGAGGTCGAGGCTGTCAAAGTCGAGGAATGGGCAGGAGGAggtttgcggcggcggcgggaacggGAAGAAGGGGTCGTCGAGGAAGCGGGGGGTGTGGCGGTGGGATcccatggcgacggcgacggcagaTCAGACCTGGCCCTGCGTTCACTGATGAAGTGATGAGTCAGTCAGTCGGGATTGGACGGTGATCTCCGATCTCCGACGGTGGTGTGGTGTGGTTTGTGCGCTGCACGTGACGCCGCAGGGACCATcccggggacggcggcgagtcGGCGACAATCTGACGTGACGACTGACTAACCGGTGCACGTGACGACTGACTGACgggtttcaaaaaccggacggGAACCGCCGGTTTCCGGTCCGGGACGGTAAACGTGATccggttttttatattttatgttTTTAAATCTAAAAATAGAAAAGTCATTTTTTGTGCTACTGTTCCGGTTTTgaacagtagcaccggttttTGAAAACCTGCTGACGAGTGCGCGCTCCAGCACACCGCACGCTGCTATCCCTCGCTGTCCCTGCGGACCCTATTTAGACTGCCTGCACCGGGTACGCCAAG
Proteins encoded:
- the LOC120669926 gene encoding BAG family molecular chaperone regulator 7-like isoform X1, translating into MGSHRHTPRFLDDPFFPFPPPPQTSSCPFLDFDSLDLFLPPSDPSPYPFLLRDLTDRVAALELAVAARRPEPTTRKCTYVTEAGGRKVKWTSIERPRAGDRTLRWEAEVKSPDDDGFDRKWKWEAKGASSAAPRKLKWGAAVKGKGSLEPWSQVYTREEDFTASDTDDDEEEEKKADNNKTKVADKKKKHKKNNEDKAVSKEKKCPVATVKIEEISDDNDAGCVAIRKAFAKGNGKGKRKELPPQDAALLIQMTYRVHLAHRSQVLRCLRDLAVAKAKLKEMRSLFYNISYRRRMANDHKERQRFSEKIIVLLITVDALEGPDYMVRVAKKSMLEELEAMLEVVDPQPPGKQRSLSRRKFDLPEGGAVSDEKVAGVNKAVRIIQEGK
- the LOC120669926 gene encoding BAG family molecular chaperone regulator 7-like isoform X2: MGSHRHTPRFLDDPFFPFPPPPQTSSCPFLDFDSLDLFLPPSDPSPYPFLLRDLTDRVAALELAVAARRPEPTTRKCTYVTEAGGRKVKWTSIERPRAGDRTLRWEAEVKSPDDDGFDRKWKWEAKGASSAAPRKLKWGAAVKGKGSLEPWSQVYTREEDFTASDTDDDEEEEKKADNNKTKVADKKKKHKKNNEDKAVSKEKKCPVATVKIEEISDDNDAGCVAIRKVLRCLRDLAVAKAKLKEMRSLFYNISYRRRMANDHKERQRFSEKIIVLLITVDALEGPDYMVRVAKKSMLEELEAMLEVVDPQPPGKQRSLSRRKFDLPEGGAVSDEKVAGVNKAVRIIQEGK